DNA from Rubripirellula lacrimiformis:
GCCTGGGAAATATCGACCACCAGGATGCTGCATCAAAGAAAGTCATGGAGCAGATAGACAGACTTGTTGACGAGGCCACGATTTCTGATCGCTGGCCGAGAATGGATTCTGTCGTCAATTCAGTAGTAAAAGACTTCGAAAAGACCATTGTTCACGAAGCCCCGGACGCCGACGCGATGGACTCTGCAAAGGGTTCGACGTCGAATCTCAATGGCCGTAAGCTCAGAAGAACAAACCGAATAGCGTTAACAGTTCGAAGTAACGAATCCAAAGAACTCTTTTTGATTAGAGCGTTGTCGGACCATCACGAATACGATCGCAGCCTTGGCCTAAACCACGAGCCGATTCGCTTCAAAGAACTTTGCAAACGTGCTAGTTGTTCCCCCGCAACAGCATCGAAGTTTTTCAAGGTCCACTGGGGAAGTTTCAAGCAGTACGTATACGCATGCAGATCAAAACGCGTGATTTATCAGCTACTTCAATTGAATGGCGATGAACAACGACACGCCCAACTCCATCCGGAGACGGAAGAATCGCAGTAAAAGCCGTCCTCCGGGATAATCCTTGCTCGTATGATTCACTCATATTGCTCCTGCTTTGAGTCGAGCGTGAAGCCGGACATTGGATACCGATGCATCACCGTAACCGTACACCAGCACCAGTTGGGCGCTTGGGGTTGGTTACTTTTTGCGGGTTCGGCGGCGGGCGCGGCGAGTTTTCTTGCGGTCGGCGGCTTGGCGACGTTCGTCGTCGCGGTATTGCCGGATCGATTCGGGATGTTCTGCCTTCCAGGCATGGGGCGTCATTGATTGCCAGTCGGTTTCGCCGGATAGCGCACGCCGCAGGACATCATCCAAGTACGCTCGCACGTCCAAGTTGTTGCGGATCGCGCTCCCGATGATTGTCATTAAGTTTGCAGCCCGTTCGCCCGCGGCCACCGAGCCTTTGAACATCCAGTTCTTGCGACCCGTCGCCACCCGCTTCATCAACTGCTCGCAGTCGTTGTTGTCCAGCGGGATCGATACATCTTCGGTAAAACGATGGAGTGCCTCCCAGTGCCGACGGACGTAGGCCGCCGCCATCCCAAGGTTGCTCTTGGGAAGCACCTTCGGTGACTGCATCGCTTCACTGGAAAGATAGGCTTCGATCTGATCCAGAACATGACGTGACAGGCTTTGGCGTCGCGAAAGTTGCTCCGGCGCAGTAAGGTGTTTGCATTGATCCTCCACGTCGTAAAGATTTCCAATCAACGACTCAAGTTTCGCCACTTGGATCGGGAACGCACTGCGGCACTCGTCGATCTTGCGACGCGCATGTGCCCAGCACGCTGCGAAAGTGATTCGCGAGTCGCTTCGTATTTGGATCTTCTGAAATCCCGACCAACAGTCGCCAATCAGGTTACCTTCAAAGTCACTCAGCACGTCGTCCGGACCATCACGGTGACGGCTAACCGTGAAGTCGAAAGCGACAACCGGAAGCCGTGAAGCGTAGTAGCCCCAGAAGTTCGCTTTGATGCTTGGCTTGCCTGTGGTCATCGCCTTCTCGAGGACCTCGGTGATACGTTTACCGCGCGGGTGATCCGATAAGTCCGGCATCGCGGCGGGCGTAATCAACAGCACGCCGGTGTCATCACAGCCAACGGTGGGATCTTGTTTCAGAATGCACTGCAAGTGCTCGGCGAGCGGACGCAGGGCGAACTCGACGGCCGTTTCGATGTTCTGCAGTGTGCTGCGACTGGGCGTCCAGCCGCTGGCCCCGAACATGTCTTGTTGACGATAGAACGGCAGGTGATAGAAGTACTTCCAGGCCACCACCTCGACACCGATCGAGGCGTCGAAGCGATCCCATTCGACGAGGCCCGTGGGCCGCTCGGGGCTGACGATGCCTTGCGCTTTGTCGGTTGGGTGGACGTATTTGGCATACTTGGTTAGTCGGACTTTGAGATCCGCGGGAACCCACTCCAGCGTTTCAACTTCGTCATAGCCGATCAGGGTCAAGCCTTCGCGTTTTCCTTCGGGCACATCGACGATGCGTTCATAGCGCGGCAAATGTTCGGGGAACTTGCGGTCGCCGGTTGCGGAGCGATTTCGTCGTCGCTTCTTCTTGTCTTCTTCGGCATCGTCAACAATTTGTCGAGCGTCGCAGATCGCTTCTTCGAGTGCGCTGATGACTTCGGGCGTGGGCTCTTCGCCCAAGTCGAAATGCAGCTGGCCGTCACAGTCGATGCGTCGCTCACTCTTGCGACCAAAAAGTTGCTTGAGAAGTTTCTCGATCGTCAGGTTCAGCTCGATGTTCTTCTCGTCGAGTTTGTCACGGTCGGACTTAAGTTCTAAGACGCTGTGGGCTTGTTCCTCAATCAGCTTGTCTTTCAACTCCAGTGCGACGGCTTGTTTTTGAATCAACGCATGAGCAGCATCGAGGTCGGCGGGGAGTGGTTTGGGATCCATGATGGCGACATTATAAAGTTCGCCACCAAAAGCGCAAGTGCGTCCCCACGAAAGTCCAAAAGAAAACCGGCCCCGCGAGAATGTTCTCACGAAGCCGGTTGATGCGAAGTGGAACTGATTGATGCGAAGTGGAACTGGCCGGCCAGACGGCCCTACGCCACCATTCGCTTGCGTCTTGTCTTGGCCGATTTCAGTGAGACGCCTGCGATCCACATGGCCAGTTCGACCGAATCGATCGTGACGTGCGTTTGATCACAGGGAGGCGTTGGCAGCTCGACGGTGCCTTGCTCGAGTCGCCTGTACCACAAGGTCAATCCACCAGTCTCCCACCAGAGGGCTTTGATGCGGTCTCGCTTTCGATTGACAAACAGAAACAGCGAACCGTCGGTGACGCTCTTGCCCAACGAGGTGGTGACGATTCCGGTCAGACCATCAAAGCCTTTTCGAAAGTCGACCGGCTCGGTGCACAGATAGATCGGCATGCCATCAGGCAATCCGATCATGGTTGATCCTTGCGCAGTGGATTCGGCTGAGAATCAGTTGGCACTTCGATACGAATGCGGATGCCACCGGGAAGTTCAATCGTCGCGTTCGCGAGATTGGCTGCGGGAGCGGGGCGATCCGGTGTGGCTTGAAACGAGACGGGCACAAACTTGGCCACGACGGGGACTTTCGGATCCCGCGTCGACCGCAGCTTGCGTTTCCAGTTGTAGAAAGACGGCTGCGAAACACCTTCGGCGGAACAGAATTGAGCGACCGTCATCTGAGCTTGCTCAAATCGTTGCAGACGCTCCGTCCAAAGCTTCGCGGTTTCGGCTCGATTCATAGGGTTCTCCATTGGGAAGCAAGGTAAACCCAATAGCCTAAAACCTGCGCCTACAATGGTTTTGGTGTACGGTTACGGTGATGCGGTGTTGCTGCCAACTCGAATAAAGCTGGACTGCCCCGCCATTCCACCAGCCAGCGGCACACGGGATTTCTGGCGAGAATGGGGTGAAAACCAACCCGATGCCAAATCAATCGAAGAAGCGGTCGAAACGCTTCGACGACAGACGCGGCCAAGCTAGTTCGCAGGGCGTTAGCACTTATTGAAGTTGCTGCGAAAGGCTTGGGGGATGCACTCACTGTTGTGAGCGACGTGTGCCTGTTGATCCGATTGAGGTTTTCATCCAAACAGTTTTTTTAAGGGCATGCTCGCGCGATCATTAACGCCGGGGCTCTGATTCTTGGACAGACGAGCATTCAGGGGCTTCAGTTGACACTTTGAATTCTTGTTCCGAGTGTCAACGGGCCTAGGCTGACCAGAGGAATGGGCCACGTCCCTTGCGATCGATGTACTTGATGAGTTGTCGCATCACGGCAGGAAGATTGACCGAGCCTCCCATCACATTGATGCGTTGCGAGTGAATTCCATCCAGCACGTGAATGCATTTTTCTTTTACTCTGATCGCGGCGTCCG
Protein-coding regions in this window:
- a CDS encoding IS66 family transposase, whose protein sequence is MDPKPLPADLDAAHALIQKQAVALELKDKLIEEQAHSVLELKSDRDKLDEKNIELNLTIEKLLKQLFGRKSERRIDCDGQLHFDLGEEPTPEVISALEEAICDARQIVDDAEEDKKKRRRNRSATGDRKFPEHLPRYERIVDVPEGKREGLTLIGYDEVETLEWVPADLKVRLTKYAKYVHPTDKAQGIVSPERPTGLVEWDRFDASIGVEVVAWKYFYHLPFYRQQDMFGASGWTPSRSTLQNIETAVEFALRPLAEHLQCILKQDPTVGCDDTGVLLITPAAMPDLSDHPRGKRITEVLEKAMTTGKPSIKANFWGYYASRLPVVAFDFTVSRHRDGPDDVLSDFEGNLIGDCWSGFQKIQIRSDSRITFAACWAHARRKIDECRSAFPIQVAKLESLIGNLYDVEDQCKHLTAPEQLSRRQSLSRHVLDQIEAYLSSEAMQSPKVLPKSNLGMAAAYVRRHWEALHRFTEDVSIPLDNNDCEQLMKRVATGRKNWMFKGSVAAGERAANLMTIIGSAIRNNLDVRAYLDDVLRRALSGETDWQSMTPHAWKAEHPESIRQYRDDERRQAADRKKTRRARRRTRKK
- the tnpB gene encoding IS66 family insertion sequence element accessory protein TnpB (TnpB, as the term is used for proteins encoded by IS66 family insertion elements, is considered an accessory protein, since TnpC, encoded by a neighboring gene, is a DDE family transposase.) — translated: MIGLPDGMPIYLCTEPVDFRKGFDGLTGIVTTSLGKSVTDGSLFLFVNRKRDRIKALWWETGGLTLWYRRLEQGTVELPTPPCDQTHVTIDSVELAMWIAGVSLKSAKTRRKRMVA
- the tnpA gene encoding IS66 family insertion sequence element accessory protein TnpA, with product MNRAETAKLWTERLQRFEQAQMTVAQFCSAEGVSQPSFYNWKRKLRSTRDPKVPVVAKFVPVSFQATPDRPAPAANLANATIELPGGIRIRIEVPTDSQPNPLRKDQP